A genomic stretch from Shewanella sediminis HAW-EB3 includes:
- the ribF gene encoding bifunctional riboflavin kinase/FAD synthetase translates to MELIRGIHNILPAHHGCVLTIGNFDGVHRGHAEVISKLVQKARQLKVPATLMTFEPQPQEMFRGENAPARLSILRDKIFLLEELGIDRLVCINFNAKFASLPAEDFIDKLLVESLGVKYLVVGDDFCFGKQRKGNFNMLKSAGEQHSFAVVSTQSFLLGDKRVSSTEIRDLLAKGKMEQARRLLGHPFTLCGKVAHGEKIGRTLGFPTANIALKRQVSPVRGVFAVKLYWDNSDTYEGVANIGFRPTVNGQVCQLEVHLFDFDGDLYGRTVEVELVAKIRDEQPFQSLEALKRQINNDADKAKALLGCDAG, encoded by the coding sequence ATGGAACTAATTCGCGGTATACATAATATTTTACCAGCACATCATGGTTGCGTTCTCACTATAGGCAATTTTGATGGGGTCCATCGTGGACATGCTGAAGTTATTTCGAAGCTAGTACAGAAGGCTCGCCAATTGAAGGTTCCGGCGACATTGATGACCTTTGAGCCTCAACCACAAGAGATGTTCAGGGGCGAAAATGCACCTGCCAGACTGAGTATTCTCAGAGATAAGATCTTCTTACTCGAAGAATTGGGTATTGACAGGTTAGTGTGTATTAACTTTAATGCAAAGTTCGCTAGTTTACCTGCTGAAGATTTTATCGATAAACTATTGGTCGAATCTCTTGGGGTGAAGTATCTGGTTGTCGGTGACGATTTCTGTTTTGGTAAGCAGCGCAAGGGCAATTTTAATATGCTCAAGTCTGCCGGTGAACAGCACAGCTTCGCTGTGGTTAGTACCCAGAGTTTTCTTCTTGGTGATAAAAGAGTTAGTTCGACAGAGATCAGAGACTTGCTTGCCAAAGGCAAGATGGAGCAAGCCAGACGCTTACTCGGTCACCCATTTACTCTTTGTGGCAAAGTAGCGCACGGTGAAAAAATTGGACGAACTTTAGGTTTTCCAACCGCCAATATTGCTTTGAAACGTCAAGTTTCTCCCGTTAGAGGAGTGTTTGCCGTTAAGTTGTATTGGGATAACAGTGATACTTATGAAGGCGTTGCTAATATAGGTTTCAGACCTACAGTCAATGGCCAAGTATGCCAATTAGAAGTACACCTTTTTGATTTCGATGGTGACCTGTATGGGCGCACTGTCGAAGTCGAATTGGTAGCAAAGATTCGAGATGAGCAGCCATTCCAATCACTGGAAGCGCTGAAGAGACAAATTAACAATGATGCTGACAAAGCCAAAGCTCTGCTTGGCTGCGATGCAGGCTAA
- the ileS gene encoding isoleucine--tRNA ligase → MSDYKSTLNLPETEFPMRGNLANREPVMLKSWTEDGLYQQIRDSRIGRKPFILHDGPPYANGSIHIGHSVNKILKDIIVKSKTLSGFDAPYIPGWDCHGLPIELKVEQKVGKPGHKVTAAQFREKCREYAAKQVDGQREDFIRLGVFADWNKPYLTMDFDTEANIVRSLAKVIDSGHLHKGVKPVHWCTDCGSALAEAEVEYEDKKSPAIDVAFAATDKAALLAKFDVQDCTGSASMVIWTTTPWTLPANRALSVSPELDYVLVEFVKDGATSTVILADALVESCMERYGVESHKALGKAKGQELELLRFNHPFYDFDVPVILGDHVTVDSGTGVVHTAPGHGQDDFVVGQKYGLEVANPVGDNGVYKADTEIFAGQHVFKANDNVVALLEEKGALIKHEKIMHSYPHCWRHKTPIIFRATPQWFISMDQKGLRKQALGEIEQTQWIPDWGQSRIEKMVENRPDWCISRQRTWGVPITLFVHRETEELHPDSISLMERVANRIEREGIQAWWDLDAQELLGDEAEQYRKVTDTLDVWYDSGSSFSSVVASRPEYQGHEIDLYLEGSDQHRGWFMSSLMISTAMNGKAPYKQVLTHGFTVDGNGRKMSKSIGNVIAPQTVTNKLGADILRLWVAATDYSGEMTVSDEILKRSADAYRRIRNTARFLLANINGFDPVNDLVAVEEMVALDRWVVRRAAALQEELIEAYEQYNFHVVTQKLMQFCSVELGSFYLDIIKDRQYTAKGDSVARRSCQSALYLISEAMVRWIAPILSFTADEIWQLLPGEREKYVFTQEWYQGLESVTLDSDLSDEYWEQLLTVRGEVNKVIEQARREKQIGGSLEAEITLYADDALSQALATLGDELRFVLLTSKTQIVALSSAPADAIETEMTSLKLGLHKAESEKCERCWHHREDVGQVEAHPTLCTRCVTNIEGDGEVRQFA, encoded by the coding sequence ATGAGCGACTATAAATCTACTTTGAATTTGCCGGAAACAGAGTTTCCGATGCGTGGTAATCTGGCTAATCGTGAGCCAGTGATGTTGAAGTCCTGGACAGAAGATGGGCTGTATCAACAGATCCGTGATAGCCGTATTGGCCGTAAGCCTTTTATCTTACATGATGGTCCTCCATATGCGAACGGCAGTATTCATATAGGCCATTCAGTCAATAAGATCCTAAAAGACATTATTGTAAAATCTAAGACACTATCTGGTTTCGACGCACCTTACATTCCTGGCTGGGATTGTCATGGTTTGCCTATCGAGCTAAAGGTCGAGCAGAAAGTCGGTAAGCCGGGACATAAAGTTACGGCTGCACAGTTTCGTGAAAAGTGTCGTGAGTATGCGGCTAAACAGGTCGATGGTCAGCGTGAAGACTTTATCCGTTTAGGCGTTTTTGCCGACTGGAATAAGCCTTATCTTACGATGGACTTCGATACTGAAGCGAATATCGTTCGTTCATTGGCAAAAGTGATCGATAGCGGCCACTTACATAAAGGTGTTAAGCCTGTTCATTGGTGTACCGATTGTGGTTCTGCTCTGGCAGAAGCCGAAGTTGAATACGAAGATAAGAAGTCTCCGGCTATCGATGTCGCTTTTGCTGCTACCGATAAAGCTGCGTTACTTGCTAAATTCGATGTGCAGGACTGTACTGGTTCGGCATCTATGGTTATCTGGACGACCACACCGTGGACATTGCCGGCAAACAGAGCCTTGTCTGTTTCGCCTGAACTTGATTATGTTCTCGTTGAATTTGTAAAAGATGGCGCTACTTCGACAGTTATTCTTGCCGATGCACTGGTAGAGTCTTGCATGGAGCGTTATGGAGTCGAGTCTCATAAGGCGCTGGGAAAAGCTAAAGGGCAAGAGCTTGAGCTGTTGCGTTTTAACCACCCTTTCTATGATTTTGATGTTCCTGTGATCTTAGGCGATCACGTTACCGTCGATTCGGGTACCGGTGTAGTACACACAGCCCCTGGTCACGGTCAGGATGACTTTGTTGTCGGACAGAAGTACGGTCTGGAAGTGGCCAACCCTGTCGGTGACAATGGCGTGTATAAGGCTGATACAGAGATATTTGCAGGTCAGCATGTATTTAAGGCAAACGATAACGTCGTAGCGCTTCTTGAAGAGAAGGGCGCCTTAATCAAGCATGAAAAAATCATGCATAGTTATCCGCATTGCTGGCGTCATAAGACTCCAATCATCTTTAGAGCCACACCACAATGGTTTATCTCTATGGATCAAAAGGGGCTAAGAAAGCAAGCGCTTGGTGAGATTGAGCAGACTCAGTGGATCCCTGATTGGGGTCAGAGCCGAATTGAAAAAATGGTTGAGAATCGTCCGGATTGGTGTATCTCTCGCCAACGTACCTGGGGCGTACCTATTACACTGTTTGTTCACCGTGAAACTGAAGAGTTACACCCGGATAGTATCTCTTTGATGGAGCGTGTTGCCAACAGGATCGAACGGGAAGGTATTCAAGCCTGGTGGGACCTTGATGCTCAAGAGCTTCTTGGTGATGAAGCCGAACAGTACCGTAAAGTGACCGACACATTGGACGTATGGTATGACTCTGGGTCCTCTTTCTCGTCGGTTGTAGCCTCACGTCCTGAGTACCAAGGTCATGAGATCGATCTTTATCTGGAAGGTAGCGATCAGCATCGTGGCTGGTTTATGTCTTCATTGATGATTTCGACTGCTATGAATGGCAAAGCACCTTATAAGCAAGTGCTTACTCACGGGTTTACCGTGGATGGCAACGGCCGTAAGATGTCAAAATCTATCGGTAATGTTATTGCGCCTCAAACTGTGACGAATAAGTTAGGTGCCGATATCCTGCGTTTATGGGTAGCAGCGACCGATTATAGCGGTGAGATGACGGTATCTGATGAGATCTTAAAACGTAGTGCCGATGCCTATCGTCGTATTCGTAATACTGCACGATTCCTGCTTGCTAACATCAATGGTTTCGATCCTGTTAACGATCTCGTGGCCGTTGAAGAGATGGTTGCTCTGGATCGCTGGGTAGTGCGCCGCGCAGCTGCACTGCAAGAAGAGCTGATTGAAGCTTACGAGCAGTATAACTTCCACGTGGTAACACAGAAGTTAATGCAGTTCTGTTCCGTTGAGCTCGGTAGCTTCTATCTCGATATCATTAAAGACAGACAGTACACAGCTAAGGGCGACAGTGTTGCTCGTCGCAGTTGTCAGAGTGCGCTTTACTTGATCTCTGAAGCTATGGTGCGCTGGATTGCGCCAATCTTAAGTTTCACCGCAGATGAAATTTGGCAGCTACTACCGGGTGAGCGTGAGAAATATGTCTTCACTCAAGAGTGGTACCAAGGGCTTGAGTCTGTGACACTTGATTCAGACCTGAGTGACGAGTATTGGGAACAGTTGCTAACTGTCCGTGGCGAAGTAAATAAAGTCATCGAACAAGCTCGACGCGAGAAACAGATTGGTGGTTCTCTGGAAGCTGAAATTACCTTATATGCGGACGATGCATTGTCACAAGCATTAGCGACATTAGGTGATGAGCTAAGATTCGTCCTATTGACCTCAAAAACTCAGATCGTTGCACTATCATCTGCTCCTGCTGACGCTATCGAAACCGAAATGACATCGTTAAAGCTGGGATTACATAAAGCAGAATCTGAGAAGTGTGAACGTTGCTGGCATCACAGAGAAGACGTTGGTCAAGTGGAAGCGCATCCAACGCTTTGTACTCGTTGTGTGACCAATATTGAAGGTGACGGTGAAGTTCGTCAGTTTGCTTAA
- the lspA gene encoding signal peptidase II, with product MPTNWKDSGLRWYWVVVLVFIADQVSKQWVLTNFELHESVNLLPFFNFTYVRNYGAAFSFLSDAGGWQKWLFTFIAVAFSTILTIWLRKQPTKVWRLNLAYTLVIGGALGNLIDRLQHGYVVDFLDFFWNTSHFAAFNIADSAICIGAGLIILDSFIGDDKEKSQNGQNDNNAAKE from the coding sequence ATGCCAACTAACTGGAAAGACAGTGGTTTGCGTTGGTATTGGGTCGTTGTATTGGTGTTTATCGCCGACCAAGTATCGAAGCAATGGGTCTTAACCAACTTTGAACTACATGAGTCAGTGAACTTATTACCTTTCTTCAATTTTACCTATGTACGCAATTATGGCGCAGCATTTAGCTTTTTAAGTGATGCCGGTGGGTGGCAAAAATGGTTATTTACCTTTATCGCCGTTGCATTTAGCACCATATTAACTATCTGGCTCAGAAAACAACCGACTAAGGTGTGGCGACTCAATTTAGCCTATACCTTAGTGATTGGTGGAGCCTTAGGTAATCTGATCGATCGCCTGCAGCATGGCTATGTTGTAGACTTCTTGGACTTTTTCTGGAATACGAGCCATTTTGCAGCTTTTAATATTGCAGACTCGGCTATCTGTATTGGTGCCGGTCTGATCATTCTTGACTCATTTATCGGTGACGATAAAGAGAAGAGTCAGAATGGGCAAAATGATAATAACGCAGCGAAGGAGTAA
- the fkpB gene encoding FKBP-type peptidyl-prolyl cis-trans isomerase — MSDLRSILCHMNIVLEDGSTADSTKASGKPARLNIGDDTLSPAFESQIANLVEGDKHSFTLGAGDAFGESNPDAIHHMGRSKFPADMSLEPGVIVSFGGPGGSEIPGIVRELAGDSVTVDLNHPLAGRTVTFELEVVQVL, encoded by the coding sequence TTGTCTGATCTACGTTCTATTTTATGTCATATGAATATTGTGCTTGAAGATGGCTCTACAGCCGACAGCACTAAGGCTTCCGGTAAGCCTGCTAGATTAAATATCGGTGACGATACCCTGAGTCCGGCTTTTGAGTCTCAGATCGCAAACTTGGTCGAAGGGGATAAGCACTCTTTTACCCTCGGCGCTGGTGATGCCTTTGGTGAGTCTAATCCTGATGCGATTCATCATATGGGCAGAAGTAAATTTCCGGCTGATATGTCACTCGAGCCTGGTGTTATCGTCAGTTTTGGCGGACCTGGTGGAAGTGAGATCCCCGGTATCGTTCGTGAACTGGCTGGAGATTCGGTTACGGTCGATCTGAACCATCCTTTAGCGGGTCGGACAGTCACATTCGAACTTGAAGTCGTACAGGTACTTTAG
- the ispH gene encoding 4-hydroxy-3-methylbut-2-enyl diphosphate reductase, with product MQEAKSLQIKLANPRGFCAGVDRAISIVERALELFSPPIYVRHEVVHNRYVVQNLKDRGAVFVEELDQVPDDSIVIFSAHGVSQAVRAEAKHRGLKVFDATCPLVTKVHLQVTRASRKGIECILIGHAGHPEVEGTMGQYNNPNGGVLLVESPADVESLVVKDEDNLCFVTQTTLSMDDTKDVIEALQKRFPAIQGPRKDDICYATQNRQDAVRNVADDVDLFLVVGSKNSSNSNRLRELAQKKGTQAYLVDNSEDIDAVWFDGVTKVAVTAGASAPEVLVKQVIDAVAKLAPSVITEVEGRKEDTVFAVPAELR from the coding sequence ATGCAAGAAGCTAAGAGTCTGCAGATAAAACTGGCAAATCCCAGAGGTTTTTGCGCCGGTGTCGATAGAGCTATCAGCATTGTTGAACGTGCGTTAGAGCTTTTCTCACCACCTATTTATGTGCGTCATGAAGTCGTACATAACCGCTATGTGGTACAGAACCTTAAAGACCGAGGTGCTGTGTTTGTCGAAGAGCTTGATCAGGTTCCCGATGACAGTATCGTGATTTTTAGTGCTCATGGTGTATCACAAGCCGTGAGAGCCGAAGCAAAACACCGTGGTTTAAAAGTATTTGATGCGACTTGTCCTTTGGTGACTAAGGTTCATCTGCAGGTGACCCGTGCCAGCCGTAAAGGCATTGAGTGTATTCTGATTGGCCATGCGGGCCATCCTGAGGTTGAAGGCACCATGGGGCAGTATAATAACCCCAATGGTGGTGTGCTTCTGGTTGAGTCTCCGGCCGATGTAGAGTCCTTAGTCGTCAAAGATGAGGATAACTTATGCTTTGTTACTCAAACGACCCTTTCGATGGACGATACTAAGGATGTTATCGAGGCACTTCAGAAGCGCTTCCCGGCGATTCAAGGCCCTCGAAAGGATGACATCTGCTATGCTACCCAAAACAGGCAAGATGCCGTGCGCAACGTTGCAGATGATGTCGACCTGTTTCTTGTGGTTGGTTCGAAGAACAGTTCCAATTCAAATCGACTTCGCGAGTTAGCCCAGAAGAAAGGTACGCAAGCTTATCTGGTCGACAATTCAGAAGATATAGATGCTGTTTGGTTCGATGGCGTCACCAAAGTTGCTGTGACCGCCGGAGCCTCGGCTCCAGAAGTGCTTGTTAAACAAGTCATAGACGCTGTCGCCAAGCTTGCTCCCAGTGTTATCACCGAGGTGGAAGGGCGTAAAGAAGATACCGTTTTTGCCGTACCGGCAGAACTCAGGTAA
- the pilV gene encoding type IV pilus modification protein PilV: MLSEERGFSLIEVMVALVILVVGLVGVFNLHIVAKRGSFESFQQTQASYYASDIINRMKLNRGQLANYAGNYTGVPTIPSKACTGAAICSPSQTVTWDLYEWRASFVGQAEKVGTTNVGGLDTPTGCVTINGNNVTVVMAWKGIRSISDAGEAGSCGSSSDRRRLFTLQTVII, from the coding sequence ATGCTGAGTGAAGAGAGAGGCTTTTCTTTAATTGAGGTCATGGTTGCACTTGTGATCTTAGTTGTTGGGTTGGTTGGTGTATTCAATCTTCATATTGTCGCTAAACGCGGTAGTTTCGAGTCCTTTCAGCAGACTCAAGCCTCATATTATGCCAGCGATATAATCAATCGAATGAAACTCAATCGAGGCCAACTTGCCAATTATGCAGGGAACTATACTGGTGTTCCTACAATTCCATCAAAAGCATGTACAGGAGCTGCTATATGTAGCCCAAGCCAAACAGTAACATGGGACCTCTATGAATGGAGGGCTTCCTTTGTAGGGCAAGCCGAGAAGGTCGGAACGACAAACGTTGGTGGATTGGACACTCCGACGGGGTGTGTCACTATTAATGGCAATAATGTCACTGTGGTTATGGCTTGGAAAGGCATTCGTTCTATTTCGGATGCTGGTGAAGCTGGTAGTTGTGGAAGCTCAAGTGATAGGCGTCGACTCTTTACATTGCAAACAGTGATCATTTAA
- a CDS encoding PilW family protein, giving the protein MNKLAISMTKFQKGMSLVELMVALVIGLFLSAGVFTMFSMSSSNVTTTGQFNQIQENGRIALAIMERDISQLGFMGDITGTDFVVGVNTTVDAAIPPTGTDCIGAGLNNASLPNNQPAHFRRLWGYENGLSAQSLACLSDVRDKTDVLQIKRFIGPSVAAGDVSGYYVSTTSSQAIFFNNGTPSANLTNGRIWEYQHHVYFIGNDANGIPVLRRKTLTSTGMSNDEQLVEGIENIRVLYGFDNDGDSTPDSYMPAASVTSLMWDNEGFQRLVALKVHVLIRSVQPDSSYTNETQYLLGDKVINAPNDHFRRKVMSTTIVLENPVLIRS; this is encoded by the coding sequence ATGAATAAATTAGCAATTAGTATGACAAAGTTTCAAAAAGGGATGTCACTCGTAGAGTTAATGGTGGCGCTAGTGATTGGCCTTTTTTTGTCTGCGGGTGTCTTTACTATGTTTAGTATGTCTTCATCTAATGTGACGACAACAGGCCAATTTAATCAGATTCAGGAAAATGGCCGCATTGCACTTGCGATTATGGAGCGCGATATAAGTCAGCTGGGTTTCATGGGAGATATTACGGGAACAGATTTTGTCGTGGGTGTGAATACGACGGTTGATGCAGCAATTCCTCCCACAGGTACAGATTGTATTGGAGCTGGCTTGAATAATGCCAGTTTACCGAATAATCAACCTGCTCACTTTAGGCGTTTATGGGGATATGAAAACGGTCTAAGTGCTCAAAGTTTGGCATGTTTATCTGATGTAAGAGATAAAACGGACGTTTTACAGATTAAACGCTTTATTGGGCCGAGTGTTGCTGCTGGTGATGTATCGGGATACTACGTATCAACGACTTCCAGTCAGGCTATTTTTTTTAATAATGGCACACCTTCAGCTAATTTAACCAATGGTCGAATTTGGGAGTATCAACACCATGTGTACTTCATAGGAAATGATGCTAATGGTATCCCAGTTCTTCGACGTAAAACTCTTACAAGTACAGGTATGAGTAATGATGAGCAGTTAGTTGAAGGGATTGAAAATATAAGAGTGCTTTATGGTTTTGATAATGATGGTGACAGTACTCCTGATAGCTATATGCCCGCTGCAAGTGTGACCTCTTTAATGTGGGACAATGAGGGTTTTCAGCGTCTAGTCGCCTTAAAAGTGCATGTATTGATACGTTCGGTTCAACCGGATAGTAGCTATACCAATGAAACTCAATATCTGCTTGGGGATAAGGTTATCAATGCGCCTAACGATCACTTTAGGCGTAAGGTGATGTCGACGACAATTGTTTTAGAAAACCCTGTACTGATAAGAAGCTAG
- a CDS encoding pilus assembly PilX family protein, whose product MKKQKGIALFFSLIVLVIMTVIGIALAVNSNQSMRMAGAGSERLEAKAVADGGLTQVIFDNAGASFASLAVETTATAFGSNQVITPLPETGVRDVGCQRTSNATGANLVSCRRVQITSTVAFGRDDLGSLTVASGVEQQVLTGN is encoded by the coding sequence ATGAAAAAACAGAAAGGTATTGCACTATTTTTTTCTTTGATTGTACTTGTCATCATGACCGTGATTGGTATTGCTTTAGCCGTAAACTCTAATCAATCGATGAGAATGGCTGGCGCAGGTTCAGAGAGGCTTGAAGCGAAGGCGGTTGCCGATGGCGGGCTCACTCAGGTGATTTTTGATAATGCGGGAGCTTCTTTCGCCAGCCTTGCAGTCGAAACTACCGCGACTGCTTTTGGAAGCAATCAAGTAATCACTCCATTGCCGGAGACTGGCGTTAGAGATGTAGGTTGTCAGAGAACATCAAATGCCACTGGCGCAAATTTAGTGAGTTGTAGGCGAGTGCAAATAACGAGTACGGTGGCATTTGGTAGAGATGATTTAGGTTCGCTTACCGTTGCTTCGGGTGTAGAGCAGCAAGTGCTGACAGGAAATTAA